CTCAATTGGATATGAAGCTCGAGTGTTCACTGCAACATCAACAATTCCATTGAACCAGATTCCCTTTCACACAATAACAATTCACTCAAGAAGTTTGTTTCATCTTGTTAATCACCTGTAATAGAGTTATCAAAGTAGTCTACTTCCCTAGTGTGTTCATCGAAAACGATGTTTTCCAACACTGCAAGAAATTTGCAAACATTAGGACAAAAAAATATGAATGGTTCCAGTTCAAAGTGCATGTCGAGTTTGATAGGGCACTTGCCGGTTCCAAATTTGATGGCATTCCAAATGTCAGGTTCCTTCTCCTTTGTTAGGCCGATACATTTTGCATAGCACCTCCTTCAATGTTTGAAATACCATTTTCACTCCAGCAATGCTCATCATCGCCAATAAGAAGTCTGTTGTGGTCGTAGACAAAGTAGTTTTCCCTGTGCCTAAAACAACAAAGCAAAAGTCATAAGAACAAAGAAGCCATATGGCGAAAACACTACAGTGTAACATAATTCTACACATTTACACATGGAATGCTTCTAGTTAAGTTGCAAAGGGCAGTATAGTAACCATTCAATGGGCAGGTGATGCGCCAGAATCTCGTCCGACAAACACTTACCTAATAGTCCAAAGAAGAGGGCAAGATCACCATCTTTGCCCATATTGTTGCTAGAGTGCAGGGAGAGAATGTTTCTTTTAGGCATTAGATAGTGCATCACACCGAACAAACCCTTCTTCATCTCCCTGGCATACTGTGTGCCAAGGATGACTATTTCTTTCCTATCAAGATTAAGATCAATGCTGGTGGAGGTAGTCATGTAGTGTGTGTATCGATTACATGGAAACTGGCCAACATTGTAAATTGTGAAGTCCGGAGTACTGAAATCCTCCAGTTCTTCAGGCGTAGTACGGATGCACCTGCGAtccttccaattatttcatgcaaaagagagtttttcttcttctagtttACATGTTTTGGATAATTGAATCCTCTAGATATGCAGAATTATGCCAAGTGCAGAAGTTGATCTATGAATTGTATTTACATATGAAATTTAACAGTCATTTGGGTTCATAGAAGCCAATACTCTTGCATGGATGATTAGATATTTCAACTTATTTGGATATCTTTTTTCCCTAGACCATAAAATTAAGGAAACTTTATTTACATCTAAAATTCTAGCATTTCCAACCTACTTGATTATAAATTGTTAATGAAgcctaaataactaaataaaagcaTTTTGAAAAGCAAAAAAAAGAACTCTTCACAAACAGTAGACTTATATAAGCATTTGATACAATCAGAGAATTTATAGTGTAAAACAATTGTAATAAACAAAAGAGTATAAAGTCGGAATTCAACATATCTAAATTAAATACCTAAAATAGAATGATCTTACCAGGTAAATCTTTCTCTAGAAGCTTCCACTCAAGCAGAATCCTTTTTGCCCAATTTTTTGAAGGCTGTCAATAAAAAGAGATTAGGAAATTATCATCATTCGTTGCCACATCCCTGCCCTACTGCCAGGCTATACTTCTGTATCAATCTCATCTCCATTATTTATGCAATCGATCATATAACACCGACCGTGGTGGGTAGATTCAGATAACCATATCAATGGAAATTATCATCCCTAAGAGTGATGACACTTACCTTAATTTCCTGACAAGACGGAACACCATCGAGATGCTCTAGGATGCTGAAATAGTGATCCGAGTGTTCTTTAACAGTATCAAATTTCTTAAATGATTTATACTTCACATCGATCTCATCTTCAACAATGATCTTCTTGTTCTTTTTTAGCTCTTCGGCAGCAAGAGGATTCTTCAACCGAGATTCTTTAGAGAATATCTCGGTCAAGTTTAGATAAATGTCCATTTTATGAAATGCTAACTGAAATATTTTGAACTCTGATGGAATGATTGTCTTATATTTGCCACATGAACATTTTCATGAAAGAATAGTTTTTCAGAGGTAATCGATATGAAGGACAATCCCCTTGCTACCGTGGTGCCCTCCTACGCAGTGACCGCTGTCGAGGGGCCAATGTGAGGCAAGAGGAATGCACTAGCATAATCACTAGCCATAAACAGCCCAAAGAACCTCATCCGCTGCATAAAGGCCACACCGCCGAAGTTTTGGTAGTTGCAAGATCAGGCGAAGGGGCAAACAACTCGAATGTTAGGAATGCAAACATTGAATAACTAATGCTGAGCAGACGACATTTCAAGAAATAATAATAGCATTGAATGCACATTTCATCTCATCAATGTGCCACAACACCACAGGAAGAAGCCAGAAACTGCACTCGTTGTGGTTCAAGATGTTTATATAATTAGACCACATGTAACACACTGCCATAAGATCATTAAGTACGATTTTTTAACATGCTGATACAAACTTCAAACTGTTCATTTGGCATGGAAACAGCTGCTGACTCTGATTCTATTCTTCTTTTTTATCAGATTGTGTAGCAGAATATTTATGAGGTTCCACAAGAGACTCTGTACCTGCATTTAAACCCTGAAACCCAAAATGGGATGAATTAAAATAACTGGATACAGAAATTAAGTAGAGAAATATTAGGTATCAAAAAGTCTCCCCAAAACCATAAATGTTACATCAATGTTCATGATTTAAGGAGAATCAGTAATGGCTAAACCCATATGAATGCAACTCAGCAAAACTAAACGGGGAATCTTCCAACCAGTCTCAGATGCCAGCCATTATTCGCAGTTCTAACATTATGAAACTTATTATTACGTTGAAGATTGCattttactaaaaaaaaaaactctcagtGACAAACTTGAAAGAGGAATTTGATCTCAGGTAATAATAAGATTCAGATTCGATGTAATGAAAAAAAGAATTTGCTAACATACATCAACATTTTTTGAAGCAGGCTTGTATGGACAAGCAGCTGGCACCCTTGCAGGCTTTCTGTATTCCCAGCCGAAAAGACTGTAGATCTTACCCTGCAATAATATTATGAATCTACAAATTAGCAAAACAAATTATCTTGGAAGAACGTATAGAAGAATATCAAGGTAGAAGATTATCAAGATATTAACTAAGTAGGGGTCCAGAAGACTAGCATATCCAACTTTGACCGGAAACTCAACCAAACCCATCTGAAAATTAAGGTTTCTTTTTCCAGCTTTCAGGTTGGATTTTAGAGATGCGAAATACTCTCTTTCAGCTCAGGTCGGCTTTCAGATTGCAGTCCTAATTACCATGTCTGTCTATTGTGTTTGTCTAACCTCTAGCATTAAGTATATCAATATCTTCTGCAATTCAGGTTCAAGGTTTCAGGTCGGACTTTAGAGATGTGAAATACTCTCTTTTGAGTATTTCATTGTTGAAATACTCAACAATGATTGAAATACTCTCTTTTGAGGATTCTTCACTTGATGGGGGTGGTTGGCGCCGACCTCTTCTTCTGCAGGGAGTGCAGTTCATCGATGGTCTTCACCTTCACCGGCGGCGCACTGTCGTCGTGGTAGATGCTGTTCTCTGGTTTCTCCCTCCCGTGCGTCTGGATCTTCGGCAGCCCATTGGAGAATGTCGTCGCTCACCAGGAAATGAGAAGGAGCACAACgccgtatgaggagagggaaagataaatggcttaggtttggggacgcgaaaacacggcgccgaaaagaaaacagcgagggaaaggaaaacagcgaaggggggaaatgaccaaattcaattacaacggttttttcaaaactgttgtcgtagccgctaaaaacgcggataaagacaacggtttataaaaccgttgtaaaaagtgttgtcgttttaaaaaaaaaatcactcaaTGACAACATTTTtactaaaaccgttgtcttttatatttaatggggagttcaaagacaacggttttggcaaaaaccgttgtctttgagcaaatatgcaacactttctcttaaaaccgttatcgtaggggtgttgtcgtttgcagtttttgttgtagtgctaggagctaatctttgaaatacatatttaattgactaaatgtaaaacctaagtttaactcaaatgtaaattaatccttagaaataatataaattaaagtttaatcatctcacaaaactactataagatttcctgattgataacttagaatcggctGAGATGAATTTAGTCAAATCAATTATTAACGtaagtaattaaattaacttaatcaattaaattaattatttaaaaattattataaaaatcatttaaaaaacattttaaaaatcctttgaaaaaatcattttaaaaatcctttaaaaattcttttaaaaaatcattttaaaaatcctttaaaaatcctttcaaaaatcctttaaaaatcctttcaaaaattattataaaaatcattttaaaaatccttttaaaaaatcattttcaaaattatttaaaaattattctaataatctTTTTAACaatcctttaaaaatccttttaaaaatcctttaaaaatacttttaaaaaattattttaaaaatcctttaaaaaatatttttaaaattattttaaaaatcctttaaaaaatagttttaaaaatcttttaaaatcataacttcaaactcaattaatttttaatcttCAAAATATTGAATGTTTACACATTTGGAATTCAAATTCACTGAAgatttcaaacttatattttaaattcaactccgtctcacactcactcataagttgaatatgcttgataatctagaatgggTGACATGGAAAATTAGGGAAATAATAGTAATCTTTAAAGTTTTCCCTGCTTGGACTGTAGGACCCTAGAATTCATTAAGTCATTAATCAAGAGGAAGTGAAGGGAGTCGAgctaagttattttaaattcttaaaatgaaaattaaaaactaaatatttgctcaagttttttaaaaatcacttagttaagaagaatttttttttaactttaaaatctacGATTCTATCAAATCTTTTtgctaaagtttttttaaaaaaaaattattttgagttGAGTGTTTTTAAGAAAGTCCTTCTTCAAAACCTGTATTagtcttttcaaagctaagtacttaagccaAGCTTTTAAGCAAACCAATTTTAAGTTAAAGTACTTAAactaaaatcaaaaaaaaaatttaaaaatgaaagtcaagcttttatcaatactttcatcaattattttaaaaagcttaagtttagctaaatttttaatgaaattaagctaagtattttcaaaaatagtctTCAAAAATACAGATTATCTTTGacctagttttaaaattaattatcagtGACCtggctttaaaattaaaacttttcaaaaaaaaaatctttcaaatttaactaaatattttttcaaaagcttttcaaatctaactaagttttcatatttttctaatctcaaaattagctaagttacctTTAAAGTCAATTTTCTCTTAGCAAAAGCATTTTGCAAACCTAGATTTTTAAGCAATTtctaaaagaaaaagttttttaaatttatgatAAATCTTTCACTTAGCTAAAGGTATTACAAGAAGATTaattctaaaaagctaagtgtttatcaaaagtatgtTTAACCCTCTATTTTTCACTTTGAAAGATAAGATAAAAATTATCTCTGAAAGTTAAGTCTTCTCAAAACAAGCTAAGGCCTatattttcttcactctcttgtttattttgatatatgacaaaggcgGAGAGTAGGAAGAATTTCAAAGAATAAATTCACAAGGGAATTCAGGGGAGCTTTGTGTAAGCTTCTTTTAAGGGGgagttatttttacaaaatttattctTGTGATAAATTTATGCTTAtcaattttatgtttatgctagtAATGCATtatatcatttatttattttatcaattttatgtttatgctagtAATGCATTATATCATTTCTTTATTGTATCTTtttccttaactttgaatttcaattgCCATAAATCAAAAAGtgggatattgttggtgcgggaagcatccgatgatcgaacccagattttgataatggcaaaggaattcaaagttaagattatttgtgttctaacatgcttgaatgaggtttcaggaaattCCAAACTgtggttagacaggtggaaaatcctaaggggtggtaaccttaggttctagagggtggtaaccctaggtggaggaaaatcctaaagggtggtaaccttaggtcctagggggtggtaaccctaggtgaaggaagttcctaagggggggtaaccttgggtcctaggaggtggtaacccaaggaggaggaaaaccctaaggggtgacaaccttaagtcctagggggtggtaaccctaggtggagaaaaaccttagggggcggtaaccctatgtcacgccccgagagtaaggttgtccgacgaaaatcggacagcacctcccctgtagcggTGACAAATGAAACCAGTATACATAACCAACAGATATACATATGAAAATATAGCCAACACGGCTAGAaacaaacacaaccacgcagataataagtAGCCCACTCGGCTGGTAAATCAAACACAGCAGTAAACGAAATAACAAGTACCAAAATATCAAAAGAACTCACCGCGAGCCGGCCCgacttgactcctcgacaaacaAAACAACTCACAGAATAACATCAAGTCCCAAGAAGGGTTATTACAATACCAAATTCAAAAGTTTAAACAAAACCGGAAATCTATCCTCGGAagcgacgtgggactggcagtcgGGATCCCTCCAAGTGTACTAGCATCACTAtcggctacctggtgaaattaccaatatacgaggtggtgagtataaaactcaGCGAGTAAAgaatagatagtgcatgagtaacaTAAATAGCTAAGAGTACAACAGGATATAGTCTCgggaagataaatagcagatactactatgtaaacaaagtatatatatatccatacctgataccatatcctaagctagtaGTATAAGGTCTGAGGTAAcataaactgctacagtactgctcataactaccaaGATCACAGATAAGGTATACAGTCATAGTAATCAGTGTCTAAGAATATAAACAGGTATATGATAGCAGAAACTGAACAAGTAAGCATATAACAGCATAATCAGAAGTAACAGAgaaatagcgtatgcacggatggtcactcccggcCACCCCTCAAGtaccatgaccccagtatggacgagaggcggggtcaatgacagactgtacaccctccagctaccactactctcgagcagccgaggggacagttgcatagtatcTAAATAACcacgtctgcgacggggtccctgctgcccccgactccagctatcactacccaataagtgtgcgagtggggggcacaACAGGACATGCGGCatgctccaagctaccactacccatgagtggccgagcgtgcggcccaggcaaatgaccgtctcaaccacaagggagccaaggtcatcgacgatgcatgtaatgacatgatgtaaacaatgcaacagtcatcatatatacaaaatcaggtatgctacatgaatctgCATGCTCAATACAAGGCATAAATAAACAATAGTCCAAACAggtaacatggtatctagtatctgctaattaTTAGGGataacaacgagagactgtatagatacgaatgtgagcatctcgaagattgagtggataaagtatcaagcacaagacatAATATGAGTGGAGTTAAGGTAAAACTCTACTTTATCCGAACTACTCATGCACTAAGAACAATAGctaaagaatcaagtcaagaagtACTCGCCTCTAAGTGTAGGCTGAATCCAACGCCAATCTCGTCACGACGCTCATCCTGATCAAAGTCCTGTGCCAACGTATCAATTTTTGCTAAATATATATATGCAACTAATTAACTGTAATAATGTACACGACAGGTGAATTGGATCCGAGTTCCATTTATTATCCAAATGAAACCACACTGAACTACTTAAAACTAGACCCATTCCTTAATCTGTCTGTGCCCACAGATCCCACAATTCTAGCTGAAACTGATCAACGAGAGGAATTCTAAACATGCATGGATTCCATATGAACTGATACAGTACAAGAAATGGTCACATTCTTTAACCACATCTACAGCTATCAATCTTTTGAGAACAATACCAACAAATTTCTAAACTTCTAATAGGATCACTATAATTTATTACCTGAACAGAACATACCTTAATCACCTCCCACAATCTCAGATCTGATCCCCACACTCAACGTAGGATTCGTTATCAAACCTGCAATCCAATGTTTCCACATAGCTACAATTGGTACAATCACATTAATCAACACCCAATTCTCACCGAATTCATCACCTAGATCTACAAATCGAACTCCTAGAGTGGTGCAGACCTTACCTGATGTTTCCCGAGTGAAAAACAACTGCTGGAATTGAGATCGAGCCCTTCCCAGCAAGCCACTGCCATAACAATACCTCAATCCATACAATCCTCCCAACCTAGCATCAAATCACAGGTCTTCATAGCTAAGAAACCCTAATCTAAGCCATCCTCACCTCAATTTACCTCCACGACAGGACATACCTCACGGCACAGAGATCCCGACAAATTTGGCTCGGCCCTAAGGCTCGGGAAGTCGAGATATCTTCCTGAGGTGCAGATCCTCCACCAGCTTCGAGCTCTGGAACGACGATTCAATCTCCGGCGTCCCTAGAGCTCAGACCTGCTCTCCCAACCATGGATTCTTCGCGAGCAGTGGCGTTTTGAAGGGAACACTGCAGATGAGGCCTCCGATCAAACGTGGAGGAGGTCGGAGACTCGTCTCGCAACCAAGCGCCGGCGATCGATCGTGGGCGTGCGTCGATGCTGACCCCGTAGGCGGATAGGGTGAGCTCGAGGGGAATCGGGCGTTTTCGGCAGAGTGGACACGAAGCGAATGAGGCAGCCTTTAGGGCTCGAGTTACTGTAGCTTCTTATTTATATAGGTAGGGTTTAATTACTCCACCTAATTAACTCCCTAATAAGCCTCTCAAATGGTGATTTCCATTATCCCTTTAAACACTGTCATaagtcctccaaataaatccagaaaaatgtctTAAAATTTCCAtaaatcattataggttattttattttgccgtatctcacattctccccctctaataaaaatttggtccctaaatttatgACACAACTGCATTAAATGACAAACGACATGCGTGATCATTATTATAAATGAAATTACTTTACATACCTTCATTAAACAAGTGAGGGTACTGCGCTCGGATCTCATCCTCCAACGCCCAGGTTGCTTCGTCATCTGAATGATGCTCCCATCCAACCTCGACCAAACGGATTGTCTTGTTTCACAACTGGCGTTCCTTGCGATCCAATATCCGCACTGGAGCCTCCTCATATGTTACATCTGGCTGAAGGGTGATCGAGACATCTGTCAAAATATGCGTAGGGTGTGGCACATatttcctcaacatagatacgtgaaatacatcatgcACCCCGGCAAGTGAAGGTGGCAGCGCCAATCGGTATGCTACCTCCCCAAtcctctcaagtatctgaaagggTCCGATGTAACGAGGAGCTAACTTCCCTTTCAATCCAAATCTCCTAAATCCCTTGGTAGGAGACACTCGCAGGAACACATGATCATCCacagagaactccaaaggtctccgtctccgatccgcATAGCTTTTCTGTCGGTCCTGAGCTTCTGACATTCTGCGTCTGATGGTACCAACCAACTCTGCATCTCACTGAATATGCTGGGGGCCCAAGACTGACGATTCTCCAGCCTCGTCCCACAAAATAGGAGATCTACAGGCTCTACCATATAATGCCTCGAATGGTGCCATCTGAATCGCTGAGTGGTAGCTGTTATTGTATGCAAACTCCACCAAGTGCAAATGATCCACCCAGCTACCgccgaagtccataacacaagatcTCAATAGATCCTCCAATGTTTGGATAGTACGCTCCGACTGCCCATCCGTTTGAGGGTGAAATGCAGTACTAAAATGGAGTTCCGTACCCATGGTTTGCTGGAGACTCCACCAAAATCAAGAGGTAAatcgtggatctctatctgatataatactcagagGTATACCATGCAATCTGGTGATCTCTCTGCAGTAtaactctgccaatcgatccaacgaaTCCTTCCGACGGATCGGtaagaagtgtgcagatttggttaaccgatcaacgattacccaaatcgtatcaTGACCCTTCCGGGTCCGGGGTAGTTGTTAACCATCATTTTGTattgatattttgattcatataagcatatcatttgatcttctcatgtgttaattccacatttatatcatatttcatgaattgcattcatttgtggacttaattacaaattatatcatatttgaggtatttgatgctaatattttgttatatgttttgtaggatcaaaagggtcatggacttgaTCAGATCAGACCAAGTTTGGATTCAAATCTAGTGCTAATTGAAGAGATCAAGTTCTGAAGCAATATGGACCGTTCATCCAAGATCGGAGTAGGTCTAAGACATCTAtgaagaatctggtccatccaagccaaagggtagtagatcacaaccattgatcgaGATCTGAAGATTTGGAACAGATTTGGAGCAATTTTCACCGTTGGATCTATCTGAGGAAACCACAGCCGTTCATCACAGATCTGAGATTTGATTTAAATtacatgagaagctacagtgtggGATCGTCAATTTGCTACAGTCCTCGCATCCAAGCCACCGGGGAGCGTAAGCTCGCTCCGGCGATCTTTCTTCCTTGATCCATTCCACCGCCGGCGGTCAAGAGAGGTCAAGGGCGTCCCTTCCTCCGGTCATCAGCCATCTTCCAGCCGGCGACGCCATCTCAATCATCTAAACACCAATTTCGACCGTGACTTCatgcgaggaagaagaagcaaagaaggagaagcaattcGGTGGTTTGAGCCGATTCCTTTGTTCCTTCCTCCGGttatcttcctctcttgaagCTCCACACCTATCTCTGATTGAAGCTTTGTTGATCATCAACAATGCCGAGTTACTCTGTTTGTCTTCATCGCCGAGTTTTTCATCCGATGCAGACCAAATACAAGCTAGGATTTCTCCAATTGATTAGGTTGAATCCTATGAATGCTAGTTTCTTCATCTCTGTTTGATTTTAGAGTTGATTCAAATTCCCTTGCTATTGTTTTGAAACCTTTGGTTAAGGCCACTGTTCTTGATTCTTGATTCTTGATTCTACACAATTTAGATTTGCTTAATTATTGCATTAGGTTATTCTCGTTTACCATTTCTTTCAATGCAGTAGTTTTAATTAGTTAGCTTCTTAGTTTGTTAATTTCTATTAGTTGAATTTACAAATGTAGCATAGTTTTAGGTCCTTACTTCTTTTCTTTGTTCAAAAGTCAATTCTGAAATCCCCAATTTATCCAGAAAACTCCAAGCCAAAAATAATTGATCCTAAGACTATCATTTTACCGtttacattcgttgggagacgacccgagtcatctctatgctacattagtgtagaatgaattcggtcacttaattcttttgatacccatttcatgacaaaattagggtttatcaaattggcaccgttgccggggaatgtagcggtgtttgataccttaggattgtttctttttctttttacataaaaatttgaaaacaaaatttgtttcaattgctttcatgttcataaatccatgtgtttgatattaTATGCTCCtgtgtcttctgattttatttgctagtgtttcagtgtaagagcaggaaatttctttgaccatggatccatattatcagtactatcagcctcagacttgGTTCTATCAGCCTGAACATCAGTACTACCCACCTGTCGATCAATCAAATTTCAGGTGCAAGGTTACACATAGTTAGTCTACTGAGCCATATCCAGCATATCAAAGCCTACAGGGAGTTCAGAATGATTATATAGCTATGCGGAAAAAGATTCGTGGTATTCAACAATTCGAGGAGAAGACATTGCATGAATATTGGAAGAGATTCAAGGAACTTTGCTCTAGTTGTCCTCAACATCAAATAAGTGATCAGTTGCTtttcctacatttttatgatgGGTTATCACCGTTTGATTTATACATGGTGGATAAAGCTAGTGGGGGGCCCTTGATTGACAAAACACCTGATGAAGTTATGAAACTTTTGGAAACCATGGCAACCAACCCTGAACAATTTAGAAATGGACAACCGGTTACCTTAAGAGTTGATGAGACCTTTCCTACAAATATTAAGGTGTTTGAGCAGAGGGATTGTAGTGTCTTTGACAGACCTGATCTTGATTTTATTACTTCACAGGACTCCTCTAATATTTCTTGTTATGATTCTGTAGTTGTAAGAATTTCTGACTTTACTGATACTATTGTTGTAGATGTAACTGATAATGCAGGTACTGATGTGGATGATGAggaaagtgtaggggattgcacattggaagcaataccccaagaatcacctgaacCATATGTTGATGATGAGAGTGTAGGGATTTATGCTGTGGAagcagagccccaagaatcacttcccttAGATACACCACCTGAGCCAAAGCCAGGACCAGAGCCTGAGCTACTACTTGATGAGGAGGAGGTCACAGTCACCGTTCTAGAAcctctaggtacctttcaacatgaaaagGTTAGTATTTCGTGTGATTCATTAGAAAATTTCATGAAGGTACCATGGATTgactttattggatgtgatttgtttctttataCATTTTCTGCAAAAACTAATATTTTTCTGTCTTCTTCTTATCCTACATGCATGTGGGAGGTGTTGTTTTTCTTTGGCTTTGTAGGTCGTCGTAGGCTTCCAAAATGGTTGCTCCATCTAAACCACCTTCGACCTCCGGgaagaattttcaaaggaaaaatgttGGATGAACTGGACTTGACTGCAATTACAATTATTCCACCTCCAACTTGGATTTTGCACCATAATCGACTCCGACCGCCCGGAattaaggggagtttgttccttgcttttattttttctctatacttttctttagtttcatacttgacATTTGCATTTTGTTTCTATACTTTGCATGTTGTTTAGtctacatagcatttcattttgaataaaattctccatgaaattgttctagtaatacttttaagatggtaaaagttcttTAATTTTGACCATCAAGTTTAAGTCATTTTACATGATTGAATACTTTACTTGCATACTATTGGTTAGTATGGTGATGGATTCTATTTTGATCAATTGAGTATGTTTGCATGaataatacctagagaggaccactttaagcctaaacactattttatctttgtgtggcatgcactcatgacgattgaaactctagaacttgctttgcttcttttcaaagtcataatagcatatgtgtgcatggagatgaagaattattttcattcttgatccctcataaattccaattcctttattcataattttcttaaaacatCTTTCTCTTGCATTTTAACCTTGA
This region of Zingiber officinale cultivar Zhangliang chromosome 9A, Zo_v1.1, whole genome shotgun sequence genomic DNA includes:
- the LOC122019250 gene encoding phosphoenolpyruvate carboxykinase (ATP)-like, producing the protein MDIYLNLTEIFSKESRLKNPLAAEELKKNKKIIVEDEIDVKYKSFKKFDTVKEHSDHYFSILEHLDGVPSCQEIKINFCTWHNSAYLEDSIIQNMCIRTTPEELEDFSTPDFTIYNVGQFPCNRYTHYMTTSTSIDLNLDRKEIVILGTQYAREMKKGLFGVMHYLMPKRNILSLHSSNNMGKDGDLALFFGLLGKCLSDEILAHHLPIEWHRENYFVYDHNRLLIGDDEHCWSENGISNIEGVLENIVFDEHTREVDYFDNSITVNTRASYPIEYIPNAKIPCVGPHPKNVILLACDAFGVLPLVSKLALPQTMYHFISGYTALEEMESIE